The following coding sequences are from one Primulina eburnea isolate SZY01 chromosome 15, ASM2296580v1, whole genome shotgun sequence window:
- the LOC140814855 gene encoding ATP-dependent Clp protease proteolytic subunit-related protein 4, chloroplastic-like isoform X2 gives MASQVLPTAGITHSMSPLLASSYSSFKPSLCTNFLSPIVGGWVSGDFSGQKIYPASLKPLSSISCGKRGVVTMVIPFSRGSAWEQAPPDLASYLYKNRIVYLGMSLVPSVTELILAEFLYLQYEDEEKPIYLYINSTGTTKGGEKLGYETEAFAVYDVMRYVKPPIFTLCVGNAWGEAALLLAAGAKGNRSALPSSTIMIKQPIARFQGQATDVEVMRKEIRNVKAELLYAKHIGKSPEQIEEDIRRPKYFSPSEAVEYGIIDKVLYNERGDEDRGVMSDLKKAQLI, from the exons ATGGCTTCTCAGGTTTTGCCCACAGCCGGAATCACCCATAGCATGAGCCCACTTCTAGCATCTTCATACTCTTCTTTTAAACCTTCTCTTTGCACCAATTTTCTATCTCCAATCGTGGGTGGCTGGGTCTCGGGTGACTTCTCGGGTCAAAAAATCTACCCCGCTTCACTCAAACCTCTTTCCTCAATCTCTTGTGGCAAAAGGGGTGTCGTCACAATG GTTATTCCCTTCTCTAGGGGAAGTGCTTGGGAGCAAGCTCCACCAGATTTGGCATCGTACTTGTACAAGAATCGGATTGTCTACTTGGGAATGTCTTTGGTTCCATCTGTCACTGAATTGATACTTGCAGAATTCCTTTACCTGCAGTACGAAGATGAGGAAAAACCAATTTACCTTTATATAAATTCGACGGGGACAACCAAG GGTGGGGAGAAGTTGGGCTATGAGACAGAAGCTTTTGCAGTATATGATGTCATGAG GTATGTGAAGCCACCGATTTTTACACTATGTGTTGGCAATGCTTGGGGAGAAGCAGCTTTGCTATTGGCTGCTGGTGCTAAGGGGAATCGTTCTGCCTTACCATCCTCAACAATCATGATAAAACAG CCAATTGCCAGATTTCAGGGTCAAGCCACTGATGTAGAGGTTATGAGGAAAGAGATTAGAAATGTGAAGGCTGAGTTG CTCTATGCAAAACACATTGGAAAATCACCGGAGCAGATTGAAGAAGACATAAGGCGTCCAAAATATTTTAGTCCGAGTGAGGCCGTGGAATATGGGATCATAGACAAG GTTCTTTACAATGAAAGGGGTGATGAAGATAGAGGAGTTATGTCTGACCTCAAGAAGGCACAACTTATTTAA
- the LOC140814855 gene encoding ATP-dependent Clp protease proteolytic subunit-related protein 4, chloroplastic-like isoform X1 has protein sequence MASQVLPTAGITHSMSPLLASSYSSFKPSLCTNFLSPIVGGWVSGDFSGQKIYPASLKPLSSISCGKRGVVTMVIPFSRGSAWEQAPPDLASYLYKNRIVYLGMSLVPSVTELILAEFLYLQYEDEEKPIYLYINSTGTTKGGEKLGYETEAFAVYDVMRYVKPPIFTLCVGNAWGEAALLLAAGAKGNRSALPSSTIMIKQPIARFQGQATDVEVMRKEIRNVKAELVKLYAKHIGKSPEQIEEDIRRPKYFSPSEAVEYGIIDKVLYNERGDEDRGVMSDLKKAQLI, from the exons ATGGCTTCTCAGGTTTTGCCCACAGCCGGAATCACCCATAGCATGAGCCCACTTCTAGCATCTTCATACTCTTCTTTTAAACCTTCTCTTTGCACCAATTTTCTATCTCCAATCGTGGGTGGCTGGGTCTCGGGTGACTTCTCGGGTCAAAAAATCTACCCCGCTTCACTCAAACCTCTTTCCTCAATCTCTTGTGGCAAAAGGGGTGTCGTCACAATG GTTATTCCCTTCTCTAGGGGAAGTGCTTGGGAGCAAGCTCCACCAGATTTGGCATCGTACTTGTACAAGAATCGGATTGTCTACTTGGGAATGTCTTTGGTTCCATCTGTCACTGAATTGATACTTGCAGAATTCCTTTACCTGCAGTACGAAGATGAGGAAAAACCAATTTACCTTTATATAAATTCGACGGGGACAACCAAG GGTGGGGAGAAGTTGGGCTATGAGACAGAAGCTTTTGCAGTATATGATGTCATGAG GTATGTGAAGCCACCGATTTTTACACTATGTGTTGGCAATGCTTGGGGAGAAGCAGCTTTGCTATTGGCTGCTGGTGCTAAGGGGAATCGTTCTGCCTTACCATCCTCAACAATCATGATAAAACAG CCAATTGCCAGATTTCAGGGTCAAGCCACTGATGTAGAGGTTATGAGGAAAGAGATTAGAAATGTGAAGGCTGAGTTG GTTAAGCTCTATGCAAAACACATTGGAAAATCACCGGAGCAGATTGAAGAAGACATAAGGCGTCCAAAATATTTTAGTCCGAGTGAGGCCGTGGAATATGGGATCATAGACAAG GTTCTTTACAATGAAAGGGGTGATGAAGATAGAGGAGTTATGTCTGACCTCAAGAAGGCACAACTTATTTAA